Within Actinobaculum sp. 313, the genomic segment GGGGATCGCGGGGGAAGAATTGCAATTCGTCTGCAACATCTTGGGAGGTATATGGCGGGTTGAGGATGGGCTCATGATCGTAGTCGAAGTCGGAGCTGAGCTGGTAGTCCCGCTTGTTCATGGTGAACAGACCCTTGGTCCACGCCCCGCCACCGGGCCGAGCCATGGCAACGCGGACCTGCGCGGCGTGCTCAATGATTTCCCGCGGAACGGTGTTCTCCTCCCAGCCGCCGCGGCGTAGCAGCCTGGAGGAACGCAGAGCGCGAGTCTGCGCGGCGATGCGCTTACCGACGGCTTGCAACTCAATTGACACCTCCTCCACGCGGGCGGAACGCATCCAGTTGGCGCAGGCACTGGAGAGCGCCTCGATTGCCTGCATTTGTGTTTCAAAGGACCATTCACTCATAGGTATTACCTCAATGCTGTTCTGGACTGAGCACATTTGCTGTCTCCATGCGAAACAATACTGCATGCGTCAAAACGAACCAAAACAAACGGGTGGATAGCGCTTGTTAAACGGGCGAATATCACTTGTTCGGGGATGCAGGTGGGCAGTCATGGCGCTGTGCGTGCCAGCGTTACTGTCGGTGTGATGCGGCAGGTCCCATTCGCTGGACATCCATGCCACGGCGCACAGCAGCGCTACCCTTCCGCCTCTTCGATGATGATGCGTCGGGTCTGATAACCTTTCTCGCCGGGCAGCGGTTTTGGCGGAAGACCGTTTCGCTCGCGGAGCCGGTGGAGTGCGCGCCGGTTGTATTCGAGCATTGCCATGTAAAAGTCGTGGAAGTCGGTGTATTGGTCGATGAGTTTGTCGGCGAACCAGACGACGGCGCCTGCACCTGGGGTTTCGGGTTTACCCATGAGAAAAATGTCGATGTCAGTGGCTGATGCGGCGATTGGGAAATAGTCGACGATGGGGATGTCATCTGCTGCCAATGCGTCAGTGGTTTCCGGAAGACCGAGGATGGACTGGGTACGTTGGTACAGAGGGCCGTCGGTGAGCTCACTGGTGGAGAATATTGCGACGTCGTGATGGAAGTTAGGCCAGCCGTTGGCGGCCAGCAGGAAGGTGCGGTAGGAAGCGGGAAGTTGGAAGCCGAGGTGCATCTCGGCCGCGATGACCTCATCTTCGGTGGCGTGTACCTTCGGCAAGGAGCGGTCTAGCTGGCTGCGCCCCTCGGCCTCTATCTGCTCCAAGTAGATTAGACATCCCAGGCCGATGTACTCCGGCCAGCCGATTCGGCTGTTCTGGGAAGTGCTGGCATTTTCTGGCGTTGTCATGTGTTATTCCTGGTGTTCTGTTGGCGCACGGTGTAACCCGGCGTTGATATGCGCTTCGAGAGCAAGGACCTTCCTGCACTGCGGAAGCTTGCCGAACAGGTTCCGGATAGCAAGGAGTCTCTGGATAGCAAAGAGTCTCTGGATAGCAAGGAGTCGTTGGCCGGATCCTTCCTGTACTGTGGGGGGCTTGCCGCTGCGGGGGCTCCCCAACAAAGTAATGGGCTTGCCGCTGCGGGGGCTCCCCAACAAAGTAATGGGCTTGCCGCTGCGCGAACTTGCCGCTGGTGCCGATCAGATCGGCGGGGCCTTGGGTGACCTTGCTGTACTGTACCGCAGGGCACGCCGCTGCGGAAGCTTGCCTTTAGGCGGGCCGGGTCGGTGAGAAGTGTCGGGTTTATTTGGAAGTGTCGTGAGAAAGGCGAAGTTTCTTGAAATTCCCGACACTTCTTGAGCGGGCGTGGCTTGAGCGGGCGTGGCTTGAGCGGGCGTGGCTTGAGCGGGCGTGGCTTGAGCGGGCATGGCTTGAGCGGGCTTGACTTGGGCGGTACGTGGCGTGCTCGGGCTGAGGTCAAGTGCCGACCCGGTACGTGGCGTGCGCAGGCCGGGGTCAGCTGCTGACTAGAAGAGGCGGTGTGTGCGGGCGGAGGTTGGTGTACGGGCTTTCTGGTGTGGCTG encodes:
- a CDS encoding SMI1/KNR4 family protein produces the protein MTTPENASTSQNSRIGWPEYIGLGCLIYLEQIEAEGRSQLDRSLPKVHATEDEVIAAEMHLGFQLPASYRTFLLAANGWPNFHHDVAIFSTSELTDGPLYQRTQSILGLPETTDALAADDIPIVDYFPIAASATDIDIFLMGKPETPGAGAVVWFADKLIDQYTDFHDFYMAMLEYNRRALHRLRERNGLPPKPLPGEKGYQTRRIIIEEAEG